The Akkermansia muciniphila genome contains a region encoding:
- a CDS encoding precorrin-2 C(20)-methyltransferase, whose product MSTPGKFYGVGIGPGNLEYLTLRAVNVFRSVDVVFTVTGPNSDFSISEAVVRSVGGVKAQFHKLVFSMSRDARTRQEQIEKNTAIIEESLSRGQDCAFATLGDAMTYSTLGYILSLLISRNPDLRTEVVPGITSYCTLAAHSRRILVENGERLRVIPAFRPEMADSLEFPPGTTTVLMKTYRSRARLMERIRREKDIRVIYGERLGMPDEFITDDIDVIAARPEEYLSLMFVKKA is encoded by the coding sequence ATGTCCACCCCCGGAAAATTTTACGGCGTGGGCATAGGCCCCGGCAATCTGGAATACCTGACGCTGAGGGCCGTCAACGTGTTCCGGTCCGTGGACGTGGTGTTTACCGTGACGGGCCCCAACAGCGATTTCAGCATTTCCGAAGCGGTGGTGCGGTCCGTGGGCGGCGTGAAGGCCCAATTCCACAAGCTGGTTTTCAGTATGTCCCGCGACGCCAGAACCCGGCAGGAGCAGATTGAAAAGAATACGGCCATTATTGAGGAGTCCCTTTCCCGCGGCCAGGACTGCGCCTTTGCCACGCTGGGGGACGCCATGACGTACAGCACCCTGGGCTATATTCTGAGCCTCCTGATCAGCCGTAATCCGGACCTGCGCACGGAAGTGGTTCCGGGGATCACCTCCTATTGCACCCTGGCGGCCCACAGCCGCCGGATCCTGGTGGAGAACGGGGAACGGCTCCGGGTTATTCCCGCCTTCAGGCCGGAGATGGCGGATTCCCTGGAGTTCCCTCCCGGAACCACCACCGTTCTCATGAAGACCTACCGCAGCCGCGCGCGCCTGATGGAGCGCATCCGGCGGGAGAAGGATATCCGCGTTATTTACGGGGAAAGACTGGGCATGCCCGACGAGTTTATTACGGACGATATTGACGTCATCGCCGCCAGGCCGGAAGAATACCTTTCCCTGATGTTCGTCAAGAAGGCATGA
- a CDS encoding precorrin-8X methylmutase, which produces MTAAPEIRWDMSPAAIEAESFAAIEREFQGWEELPPAEWKVMRRLIHTTADLSIAAGLAFRHDPIPSALAALRSHCPIFCDSNMIRAGLSVERLRRAHPGYGKEDIHCYIADADIAAQARVTGRTRAICAAEKARPILDGAVVLIGNAPLSLARISRYVLEEGIRPALIVGMPVGFVNVVESKLLAGTCPVPQIVLDGRRGGSALAVTTLHAILENLPAA; this is translated from the coding sequence ATGACCGCCGCACCTGAAATCCGCTGGGACATGTCCCCCGCCGCCATTGAGGCGGAAAGCTTTGCCGCCATTGAACGGGAGTTCCAGGGCTGGGAAGAGCTGCCGCCCGCGGAATGGAAGGTCATGCGCAGGCTCATCCACACCACGGCGGACCTCTCCATTGCCGCGGGCCTGGCTTTCCGCCATGACCCCATTCCCTCCGCCCTGGCGGCCCTCCGCAGCCACTGCCCCATTTTCTGTGATTCCAACATGATCCGGGCCGGGCTTTCCGTGGAACGCCTGAGGCGCGCCCACCCCGGTTACGGCAAGGAGGATATCCATTGCTACATTGCGGACGCGGACATCGCCGCGCAGGCCAGGGTCACTGGAAGGACGCGCGCCATCTGCGCCGCGGAAAAGGCGCGCCCCATCCTGGACGGAGCCGTCGTCCTCATCGGGAACGCCCCCCTTTCCCTGGCCCGCATCTCCCGGTATGTGCTGGAGGAGGGCATCAGGCCCGCCCTGATCGTAGGCATGCCGGTGGGGTTCGTCAACGTGGTGGAATCCAAATTGCTGGCGGGGACCTGCCCTGTTCCCCAGATCGTTCTGGACGGGCGGCGCGGCGGCAGTGCCCTGGCCGTCACCACCCTGCACGCCATTCTGGAAAACCTGCCTGCCGCCTGA
- a CDS encoding four helix bundle protein, translated as MSRDARTTDQMVQAARSGKQNIAEGSMASVTSRETEIKLTNVARASLEELLLDYEDYLRTRNLRLWEKDSPESLFMRKASRRYEHSEWFLNLALSRNDEVFANMAVCLIHQAGFLLKKQLDVL; from the coding sequence TTGAGCCGCGATGCGCGTACCACTGACCAGATGGTGCAGGCGGCGCGTTCCGGCAAGCAGAATATTGCGGAGGGAAGCATGGCTTCCGTCACCTCCCGTGAAACGGAAATCAAGCTGACCAATGTTGCCCGGGCCAGTCTGGAAGAACTTCTGCTGGACTATGAAGATTATTTGCGTACGCGCAATCTGAGGCTATGGGAAAAGGATTCTCCGGAATCCCTCTTTATGCGGAAGGCTTCCCGGCGGTATGAGCATTCGGAATGGTTTTTGAACCTGGCTCTTTCCAGAAACGATGAAGTGTTTGCCAATATGGCGGTTTGTCTGATTCATCAAGCTGGTTTTTTATTGAAAAAACAACTGGATGTACTGTAA
- a CDS encoding sirohydrochlorin cobaltochelatase, with translation MIETSSYVPGAFLPLSSVFLAGLTLFSLPVLSAAPCGTEASPAPAEQAAPSQQEGLLLVAFGTSHQDATVSYKELEKDMLPHFSPDRLKWSYTSSIIRRKLAGRGTPVPSVEENLDRMARAGIRTLRVQSLHIAPGEEFSRMERQIVSFLARHPDSFDHVFIGRPLLESERDRDEAVTALLQHFPAERKKGEAILLMGHGQQEGRCDMVLSDFARELNDRDSLAFFATVEGTRGVAPILEQLKKSGAKTVWLAPFMLVAGDHAKNDLGGDEEDSWASMLRREGFTVKTHLKGLGENPGIRAVFSRHARTTADDLMAPKKAH, from the coding sequence ATGATTGAAACATCCTCTTACGTGCCGGGGGCGTTCCTGCCCCTTTCCTCCGTTTTTCTTGCAGGCCTCACCCTGTTTTCCCTGCCCGTGCTTTCCGCCGCCCCATGCGGGACGGAAGCCTCTCCCGCCCCGGCGGAACAGGCGGCTCCGTCACAGCAGGAAGGGCTTCTTCTCGTCGCCTTCGGGACCAGCCACCAGGATGCCACCGTCTCCTATAAGGAGCTGGAAAAGGACATGCTGCCCCATTTTTCCCCAGACCGCCTGAAGTGGAGCTATACTTCAAGCATCATCCGCAGGAAGCTTGCCGGACGCGGAACCCCGGTCCCCTCCGTGGAGGAGAATCTGGACCGCATGGCCCGCGCGGGCATACGCACGCTGCGCGTCCAGTCCCTCCACATCGCCCCCGGAGAGGAATTTTCCCGGATGGAAAGGCAGATCGTCAGTTTCCTGGCGCGCCATCCGGATAGCTTTGACCACGTGTTCATCGGCCGCCCCCTGCTGGAAAGCGAGCGGGACAGGGACGAGGCGGTCACGGCCTTGTTACAGCATTTCCCCGCGGAACGGAAGAAGGGTGAAGCCATCCTGCTCATGGGGCACGGCCAGCAGGAAGGCCGCTGCGACATGGTGCTTTCCGATTTTGCCCGCGAGTTGAATGACCGCGACAGCCTGGCGTTTTTCGCCACCGTGGAAGGTACGCGCGGCGTGGCCCCCATTCTGGAACAGCTCAAGAAATCCGGCGCAAAAACGGTCTGGCTGGCCCCTTTCATGCTGGTGGCCGGAGATCATGCCAAAAACGACCTGGGCGGGGACGAGGAGGATTCCTGGGCCTCCATGCTCAGGAGGGAGGGGTTCACCGTTAAAACGCACCTGAAGGGCCTGGGGGAAAACCCGGGCATCCGCGCCGTTTTCTCCCGCCATGCCCGGACCACGGCGGACGACCTCATGGCTCCCAAGAAAGCGCACTGA
- the argS gene encoding arginine--tRNA ligase, protein MTIPGILEEKLSAALKAVLGEELPADFCASVTPSADLRFGDYQSNAAMVLAKRCRTNPRALAQQVVDRMGQDDVCSLEIAGPGFINFRIRPEFYAARLLAMLADDRLGVEKVQDPKTIVIDFSAPNVAKPMHVGHIRSTIIGDALSRVARFVGHNVITDNHIGDWGTQFGMILWGWKNILDEQALAANPIDELLRVYKDVNLMCKEKPELLDTCKAELVKLQAGDGENLAIWKRCVEVSKSGLSKIYDQLDIHFDYWLGESFYNDALAPLVDGMIAAGMARESDGAICVFSDGSVPPSEDPFLVQDKGEWRANPCIIRKADGGFLYATTDLATLDHRIKTWGADSIWYVVGAPQALHFRQIFSTQRRRGMDGDYRHIAFGSILGDDRKPFKTRSGDTVSLQDVLDEAIERAARVVEEKSPDMPEEEKKRVAEVVGIGAVKFAELSQNRMTDYVFNWDKMLALQGDTAPYLQNSYVRVRSIFRKLDGSPLDWSAPIQLSEDAEIHLARLLARYGEVVPQVLDDCRPNVLAAYLFDLARAFHSFYEACPVLKSEGAVRHSRLALCELTARTLKHGLGLLGIQLPDRM, encoded by the coding sequence ATGACCATACCCGGAATTCTTGAAGAAAAGTTGTCCGCCGCGTTGAAAGCGGTGTTGGGGGAGGAGCTTCCCGCTGATTTTTGCGCCAGTGTGACGCCGTCCGCGGATTTGCGGTTTGGGGACTACCAGAGCAACGCCGCCATGGTGCTTGCCAAGCGGTGCCGCACGAACCCCCGCGCTCTGGCCCAGCAGGTGGTGGACCGGATGGGGCAGGACGACGTCTGTTCCCTGGAAATCGCCGGACCCGGGTTCATCAACTTCCGCATCAGGCCGGAATTTTACGCCGCGCGCCTGCTGGCCATGCTGGCGGATGACCGGCTGGGGGTGGAGAAGGTGCAGGACCCCAAAACGATCGTCATTGACTTCTCCGCGCCCAACGTCGCCAAGCCGATGCACGTGGGCCACATCCGTTCCACCATCATCGGGGACGCCCTTTCCCGCGTGGCTCGCTTTGTGGGGCACAACGTAATCACGGACAACCACATCGGTGACTGGGGCACCCAGTTCGGCATGATCCTGTGGGGCTGGAAGAACATTCTGGATGAACAGGCCCTGGCCGCCAACCCCATTGACGAGTTGCTGCGGGTGTACAAGGACGTGAACCTGATGTGCAAGGAAAAGCCGGAACTGCTGGATACCTGCAAGGCGGAGCTGGTGAAGCTCCAGGCCGGGGACGGCGAAAACCTGGCGATCTGGAAGCGCTGCGTGGAAGTCTCCAAATCCGGCCTTTCCAAAATCTACGACCAGCTTGACATCCACTTTGACTACTGGCTGGGGGAAAGCTTTTACAACGACGCCCTGGCACCGCTGGTGGACGGCATGATCGCCGCCGGAATGGCCAGGGAGAGCGACGGCGCCATCTGCGTGTTTTCCGACGGCTCCGTACCGCCCAGTGAAGACCCCTTCCTGGTGCAGGACAAGGGGGAATGGCGCGCCAACCCCTGCATCATCCGCAAGGCGGACGGCGGCTTCCTGTACGCCACCACGGACCTCGCGACGCTGGACCACCGCATCAAAACGTGGGGGGCGGATTCCATCTGGTATGTGGTGGGCGCCCCGCAGGCCCTGCATTTCCGCCAGATATTCTCCACGCAGCGCCGCCGCGGCATGGACGGGGACTACCGCCACATCGCGTTCGGCTCCATCCTGGGGGATGACCGCAAGCCGTTCAAGACACGCTCCGGGGATACCGTTTCCCTTCAGGACGTGCTGGATGAAGCCATTGAACGCGCCGCCCGCGTGGTGGAGGAAAAGAGCCCGGACATGCCGGAGGAGGAAAAAAAGCGCGTGGCGGAAGTCGTGGGCATAGGCGCCGTGAAGTTCGCGGAGCTCTCCCAGAACCGCATGACGGACTACGTCTTCAACTGGGACAAAATGCTGGCCCTCCAGGGGGACACGGCCCCGTACCTCCAGAACTCCTACGTGCGCGTCCGTTCCATCTTCCGCAAGCTGGACGGCAGCCCGCTGGACTGGTCCGCTCCCATTCAGCTTTCAGAAGATGCGGAAATCCACCTGGCGCGGCTCCTGGCCCGCTACGGGGAGGTGGTGCCCCAGGTGCTGGACGACTGCCGCCCGAACGTGCTGGCCGCCTACCTCTTTGACCTGGCCCGCGCCTTCCATTCCTTCTATGAAGCGTGCCCGGTCCTGAAATCGGAAGGGGCCGTGCGGCACTCCCGCCTGGCCCTCTGCGAGCTGACGGCCCGCACCCTCAAGCACGGGCTGGGCCTGCTGGGCATCCAGCTTCCGGACAGAATGTAA
- a CDS encoding GNAT family N-acetyltransferase — protein MPTLRQATKDDIMLIHELAGQAFPATYRDLLSPEQMEFMMDWMYSPANLKKQMEEGHVYFIASHDGEHCGYLSVQPEGHGVFHLQKIYVLPGFQGLHIGSYLFRQAISYIRSIHPEPCLMRLNVNRYNTRAVEFYQRMGMRELERGDFHIGHGYYMTDYIMGLDIA, from the coding sequence ATGCCGACACTCCGCCAAGCCACCAAAGACGACATCATGCTTATTCATGAACTGGCCGGGCAGGCTTTCCCCGCCACTTACCGGGACCTCCTTTCCCCGGAGCAGATGGAGTTCATGATGGACTGGATGTATTCCCCGGCCAATCTGAAGAAGCAGATGGAGGAGGGGCACGTGTATTTCATCGCCTCCCATGACGGGGAGCACTGCGGCTACCTGTCCGTCCAGCCGGAAGGCCACGGCGTTTTCCATTTGCAGAAGATTTACGTGCTGCCCGGTTTCCAGGGCCTCCACATCGGCAGCTACCTGTTCCGCCAGGCCATCAGCTACATCAGGAGCATTCACCCGGAGCCGTGCCTGATGCGCCTGAACGTCAACCGCTACAATACCCGGGCGGTGGAGTTTTACCAGCGCATGGGCATGCGGGAACTGGAACGCGGGGATTTCCACATCGGCCACGGCTATTACATGACGGATTACATCATGGGGCTGGACATTGCCTGA
- a CDS encoding TfoX/Sxy family protein: MASSPDVVEYICFQLRHAGDISFKKMFGEYGLYCDRKFFGLVCDNQLFVKITEPGLNRLPQQEQGSPYPGARPHFLMTELDDDRALSSFVRETCSVLSAPDVLSGKKKKTSGEKRNRRP; this comes from the coding sequence ATGGCCTCTTCCCCTGATGTAGTAGAATATATTTGTTTCCAGCTCCGCCATGCCGGGGATATTTCCTTCAAAAAAATGTTTGGGGAATACGGCCTGTACTGTGACCGGAAGTTTTTCGGTTTGGTCTGTGACAACCAATTGTTCGTCAAGATCACGGAGCCTGGGCTGAACAGGCTGCCGCAGCAGGAGCAGGGCTCTCCCTATCCCGGAGCCAGGCCTCATTTCCTGATGACGGAGCTGGATGATGACCGGGCCCTCTCCTCTTTTGTCCGGGAAACGTGTTCCGTCCTCTCCGCTCCGGACGTCTTGTCCGGGAAGAAGAAAAAAACTTCCGGGGAAAAAAGAAACAGGCGTCCGTAA
- a CDS encoding TlpA disulfide reductase family protein has translation MKTFTAFLLSGTIAAMTAPAFIQAADNGNGAKVTYPSFDDSSHLHGPKIKASDLKGKVVFFEYWGINCPPCIASMPHLQELQDKFQSKGFTVVGSHRQGPSPRIKQFLEEKKITFPVYQGLDIPAASCPGGLPHAVLIGANGKVVAKGHPTQLYDLVKREVMKVERGLPILEGVELDKYKSLAKTVVSNGSNIESKITPLRKKTDDEEAQAVCNAFDEWLGDAKEMVQAQIQSNPLEAVTAITRLKTAVPSVKEFDEPLAVLKANKDLPKLADLNKKISALEQRKAKGRKISESDLKSLTQAVDKFAESDNEATQTVAGNLKKSLSSLAVPESPEDK, from the coding sequence ATGAAAACCTTTACTGCCTTCCTTTTGTCCGGAACCATCGCCGCCATGACGGCCCCGGCTTTCATCCAGGCGGCGGACAACGGCAACGGAGCGAAGGTTACCTACCCTTCCTTTGACGACAGCAGCCACCTCCACGGGCCCAAGATCAAGGCTTCCGACCTGAAGGGGAAGGTGGTGTTTTTTGAGTACTGGGGCATCAACTGCCCGCCCTGCATCGCCAGCATGCCGCATTTGCAGGAATTGCAGGATAAGTTCCAGTCCAAGGGCTTTACCGTGGTAGGCAGCCACCGCCAGGGGCCCAGCCCCAGGATCAAGCAGTTTCTGGAGGAAAAGAAGATTACCTTTCCCGTTTACCAGGGGCTGGATATTCCGGCGGCCTCCTGTCCGGGCGGACTGCCGCATGCCGTACTGATCGGGGCCAACGGCAAAGTGGTGGCCAAGGGCCATCCCACCCAGCTTTACGACCTGGTGAAGAGGGAGGTGATGAAGGTGGAACGCGGCCTTCCCATTCTGGAAGGCGTGGAGCTGGACAAGTACAAGTCCCTCGCCAAGACGGTCGTTTCCAACGGCAGCAACATTGAGTCCAAGATCACTCCCCTCCGGAAGAAGACGGACGACGAGGAGGCGCAGGCCGTGTGCAACGCTTTTGACGAATGGCTCGGGGACGCCAAGGAGATGGTCCAGGCCCAGATCCAGTCCAACCCGCTGGAAGCGGTGACGGCCATCACGCGCCTGAAGACGGCGGTTCCCTCCGTCAAGGAGTTTGACGAACCGCTGGCGGTCCTGAAAGCGAACAAGGACCTGCCGAAACTGGCGGACCTCAACAAGAAGATTTCCGCGCTGGAACAGCGGAAGGCGAAAGGCCGCAAGATCTCGGAGTCCGACCTTAAATCCCTGACGCAGGCCGTGGACAAGTTCGCGGAGTCCGACAATGAAGCCACGCAGACCGTCGCGGGCAACCTGAAAAAGAGCCTTTCCTCCCTGGCCGTGCCGGAGTCCCCGGAAGATAAGTAA